The Breoghania sp. L-A4 sequence GAACGGGCCGCGCCGGTATGAGGCCCTGCGCATGCAGGCGCTTGCCGACGGCATCCTGGATGCCGCGCTGTTGTGCGTCTACGAGAAGCGTTTCCGGCCGGAAGAGAAATGGCACCAGCCCTGGACCGATCGCCAGGCCGAGAAGATCACCCGCGGTCTCGACGTGCTTGAGGAAATGCCGCCAGCGCTGGGCAAGACCCTGGACATCGGCGCGATCGCGGTCGCCTGCGCACTGGGCTATCTCGATTTGCGTCTGGGTGGAGAATGGCGCGCGCACTGCCCCAAACTCGTCGCCTGGCTTGACGATTTCGCCGCGCGTCTGCCCGCCTTCGCCAAGACCCATATGGATCCGCAATAAAAAACGGCACGGACGCGTCTGCGTCCGTGCCGTTGGTGTTCGTGCGCCCGCGGCGATCGTCAGAACTTGTAGTTCAAGCCGACGCGTGCCGTGT is a genomic window containing:
- a CDS encoding glutathione S-transferase family protein, whose amino-acid sequence is MLVLRSSPASPFGRKVKLAAAVVGLYDQIDSQNADTIDPNDTLRQQNPLGKIPVLINEDGEAFYDSRVIVEYLDHLAGGGIVIPNGPRRYEALRMQALADGILDAALLCVYEKRFRPEEKWHQPWTDRQAEKITRGLDVLEEMPPALGKTLDIGAIAVACALGYLDLRLGGEWRAHCPKLVAWLDDFAARLPAFAKTHMDPQ